One genomic segment of Fusobacterium nucleatum includes these proteins:
- a CDS encoding phosphatidylinositol-4-phosphate 5-kinase — MRKNFFILIFLFFIFSILNANPLKNETELQKFRNKVDKVIKEELKNDYKKEYLKRKDNLKKIENNGAIGFEDEDFIFQFEDNALTLASKKLKSIPNTAITQEFDKTGNFFRIFSITSIDENFLLYRYFDKNSNLVIDVYGTNGKVIQKGYYNNKQLAYIIEGNILKNLDSIPNGKYTEYYKNGQIKIQGHTKEGKRDGEFKTFLKNGKSAGSVIYKDGKIIKSTLIKAMKNNASFPPVDNINYKLDTTHTLGKVEFENGLLRTYFIFNKNGLLDGNSIEYYEEGNIESLVPYKNNVVEGLVITYYENGNIKEEVNYKNDNMNGEAKSYDENGKLNGRTIFKDDIKLEEEVHKENEILKNTFKNGEVVKQDICSPNGTLKERRVLNGNEMEYSSFYENGNVKQKILTKDKVIIKEQLYARNGNIMLNSFFSMDGKPIKEVFEYYPNGKMKTKAHYVDGALNGELTIYFENGNIKEKSFVMGGTLNGDAFEYYPSGKLKYKSFFKDGKKEGESLSYYENGKLKKKILYKNGVRNGEAAEYYESGIIKQKAYFINDKLEKEDLYYDEKGNLTKTEIYKNGIKQ; from the coding sequence ATGAGAAAAAATTTCTTTATTTTAATTTTTTTATTTTTTATATTTTCAATATTAAATGCAAATCCTTTAAAAAATGAAACTGAACTTCAAAAGTTTAGAAATAAAGTAGATAAAGTAATTAAAGAAGAATTAAAAAATGATTATAAAAAAGAATATTTAAAAAGAAAAGATAATTTAAAAAAAATTGAAAATAATGGAGCAATTGGTTTTGAAGATGAAGATTTTATATTTCAATTTGAAGATAATGCACTTACTCTTGCTTCAAAAAAATTAAAATCAATTCCTAATACAGCTATTACTCAAGAATTTGACAAAACTGGAAATTTTTTTCGTATCTTTTCTATTACTTCTATTGATGAAAACTTTCTTCTGTATAGATATTTTGATAAGAACTCTAACCTTGTTATAGATGTATATGGTACTAACGGGAAAGTTATACAAAAAGGCTATTATAATAATAAACAATTAGCATATATTATAGAAGGAAATATATTAAAAAATCTAGATAGTATTCCAAATGGGAAATATACAGAATACTATAAAAATGGGCAGATAAAAATACAAGGACATACTAAAGAAGGAAAAAGAGATGGAGAATTTAAAACTTTTCTTAAAAATGGGAAAAGTGCAGGCTCTGTTATCTATAAAGATGGAAAAATTATAAAATCTACTCTTATTAAGGCTATGAAAAATAATGCTAGTTTTCCTCCAGTAGATAATATCAATTATAAATTAGATACTACTCATACTCTAGGAAAAGTAGAATTTGAAAATGGACTTTTAAGAACATACTTTATTTTCAATAAAAATGGACTTCTTGATGGGAATAGTATAGAGTATTATGAAGAAGGAAATATTGAATCACTTGTTCCTTATAAAAATAATGTAGTTGAAGGTTTAGTTATTACATACTATGAAAATGGAAATATTAAAGAAGAAGTTAATTATAAAAATGATAACATGAATGGTGAAGCGAAATCTTATGATGAAAATGGGAAATTAAACGGAAGAACAATTTTTAAAGATGATATTAAACTTGAAGAAGAAGTTCATAAAGAAAATGAAATCCTAAAGAATACTTTTAAAAATGGGGAAGTGGTAAAACAAGATATTTGTTCACCAAATGGAACTTTAAAAGAAAGAAGAGTATTAAATGGAAATGAAATGGAATATTCAAGTTTTTATGAAAATGGAAATGTTAAACAAAAAATTCTTACTAAGGATAAAGTAATTATAAAAGAACAACTTTATGCAAGAAATGGGAATATTATGCTTAATAGTTTTTTCTCAATGGATGGAAAACCAATAAAAGAAGTTTTTGAGTACTACCCTAATGGAAAGATGAAAACAAAAGCTCACTATGTTGATGGTGCATTAAATGGAGAACTTACTATTTATTTTGAAAATGGTAATATTAAAGAAAAAAGTTTTGTAATGGGAGGAACTCTTAATGGGGATGCCTTTGAATATTACCCTAGTGGAAAACTTAAATATAAGTCATTTTTTAAAGATGGAAAAAAAGAAGGAGAATCTTTATCTTACTATGAAAATGGAAAGTTAAAGAAAAAAATTCTTTATAAAAATGGTGTAAGGAATGGTGAAGCTGCTGAATATTATGAAAGTGGTATTATAAAACAAAAAGCCTATTTCATAAATGACAAACTAGAAAAAGAAGATTTATACTATGATGAAAAAGGAAATTTAACTAAAACTGAAATTTATAAAAATGGTATAAAACAATAA
- a CDS encoding autotransporter has protein sequence MKKIFLKVLLFVFLFSISLYGASPQDITLEKGETKEYEVKAVNNETNPAVYAKDLILKEGATLKVNGNIDNVNKTIVGIFVKRQGFKGGNLEIQKGAKLEVNVEVQNYTLSSKKIPLEGVRTFSLNSSNKLKIDEGATLTVKAHSNKALIPEDNHNSHSHDDEDDLFHQMWHRGIGINLGTSLEVKGNLNVESTGTGIKNYKEPSDERSLVFDKGSKTFIKAGLIGIDANTEKQRVIFKEGSYSQIIGGAYGLISKNATFEKGSKVKAMGKYGLGNFKYSGTGDKYTFQAGSEIEILANQAALYAINIKEGSTKLIAKARNVFMQVDTRVNGNENNLATLTLEKGSILEGNIDKSWKAKILMEKGTKIFSDDRIDTNLDLRGELFVGPREAYENIKSKNYKEEIEKMDSVAGASVILMGKLKNQSLKSLNAKTPYENLPTDKYYTVRFNDYTYNNKIKVNFDNSKIHLRIGGADKTGATNDKIFFSRNTTINGKGELVFHKRNSSQVTKNTVFKILEEEGLKNINGTQGYYLEKLPLKIPDVSFGQLVFTTKVQKLNGRYVVSLVFKGIEADNFLLAKGETKILNKKKEGSLEDAILSAKEVTIEEKSTLNIKGDTNGLFAKNKVTVEEKANLNIETENKIALKLGENLETFGNINIKNAGTGILADNTTSVLKFENGSKTIVNAKDVAINAQKGTSEFKGGSNIELTSNKYALVAKKAVFEKGSTVKLNAEYGIGTLSETDSSDVTFNSQSEVNINSSNSGIYNVNVGGSGKVSIKAPNVLNQVRTVNQSLKFESGSVLEGNIEKSWNANLILDKGSKMFVNNKIEANMDIKGDLFVGTRNSYEKEESENSMQTLSTMSTFSSSNKYNTVHYNKDSNGHKTKVNLDNANIHLRINGEQSESNDKIVFSKDTEITGKGEITLHPENVSKVKRNMTYSLLEEEGKDVGGNKVYNLEKTSLTLKTVEFGPLVYGRKDKKVNGKYIVTLEDTGELSQAAKNTLTNSRDSYKYNQEELKAISDKIFENHNLELKNNFWLLVSKENLKNKDSVIKLNQNTKYAGYDHTFNTGISLGFFAGQSTGRYKNIGQGIYLKKDLKPFYLGTVYKHTKSKDKNNDKKLHSNDFSFVVGYNKDISEKTFLDSNIKLTRGYISDYKYTAENDLNTRNEKTNYWNGEINTKLGYKFKYGDAFLKAGLDKDLKGNQKVIWNENIDEEIKYDDLSKNIGIGMEYKVKQHSFNIELSRKYSKHYRANTKISFGYSYKF, from the coding sequence ATGAAAAAAATATTTTTGAAAGTGTTATTATTTGTTTTTTTATTTTCAATATCTTTATATGGAGCTAGTCCACAAGATATAACTTTAGAAAAGGGAGAAACAAAAGAATATGAAGTAAAGGCAGTAAATAATGAAACAAACCCTGCTGTATATGCAAAAGATTTGATATTAAAAGAAGGAGCTACATTAAAAGTAAATGGAAATATTGATAATGTAAATAAAACTATAGTAGGAATCTTTGTTAAACGTCAAGGTTTTAAAGGAGGAAATTTAGAGATACAAAAGGGAGCAAAGCTCGAAGTAAATGTAGAGGTACAAAATTATACATTAAGTTCTAAAAAAATTCCTTTAGAAGGGGTAAGAACTTTTTCACTTAATTCAAGTAATAAACTTAAAATAGATGAAGGAGCTACTTTAACTGTAAAAGCTCATTCTAATAAAGCACTTATCCCTGAAGATAACCATAATTCTCATTCTCATGATGATGAAGATGACTTATTTCATCAAATGTGGCATAGAGGGATAGGGATAAATTTAGGAACATCTTTAGAAGTAAAGGGAAATTTAAATGTAGAGAGTACAGGAACTGGAATAAAAAATTATAAAGAACCAAGTGATGAGAGAAGTTTAGTTTTTGACAAGGGTTCAAAAACATTTATAAAAGCGGGTCTGATAGGAATTGATGCCAACACTGAAAAACAAAGAGTAATATTTAAAGAAGGAAGTTATTCCCAAATAATTGGTGGAGCATATGGTTTAATTTCAAAAAATGCAACTTTTGAAAAAGGGTCTAAAGTAAAAGCAATGGGAAAATATGGGCTTGGAAACTTTAAATATAGTGGAACTGGAGATAAGTATACTTTTCAAGCTGGCTCTGAAATTGAAATTTTAGCAAATCAAGCAGCTTTATATGCAATTAATATAAAAGAAGGAAGTACAAAATTAATAGCAAAAGCTCGTAATGTATTTATGCAAGTTGACACAAGAGTTAATGGAAATGAAAATAATCTAGCAACTCTAACTTTAGAAAAAGGTAGTATTTTAGAAGGAAATATAGATAAGTCTTGGAAAGCAAAAATTTTAATGGAAAAAGGAACAAAAATCTTTTCTGATGATAGAATTGATACAAACTTGGATTTAAGAGGAGAATTATTTGTTGGACCAAGAGAAGCATATGAAAATATAAAGTCAAAAAATTATAAAGAAGAAATAGAAAAAATGGATTCTGTTGCAGGAGCTTCTGTAATTCTAATGGGTAAATTAAAAAATCAATCATTAAAAAGTTTAAATGCAAAAACACCTTATGAAAATCTTCCAACAGATAAATACTATACAGTTAGATTTAATGATTACACATATAATAATAAAATTAAAGTAAACTTTGATAATTCAAAAATCCATTTAAGAATTGGTGGAGCAGATAAAACAGGAGCAACTAATGATAAAATTTTCTTTTCAAGAAATACAACTATCAATGGAAAAGGAGAACTTGTATTTCATAAAAGAAATTCCTCACAAGTAACAAAGAATACAGTATTTAAAATATTAGAAGAGGAAGGATTAAAAAATATCAATGGAACACAAGGATACTATTTAGAAAAGCTTCCTTTAAAGATTCCTGATGTATCATTTGGTCAACTTGTTTTTACTACAAAAGTACAAAAACTTAATGGTAGATATGTAGTTTCTTTAGTTTTTAAAGGAATAGAAGCTGATAACTTCTTATTAGCAAAAGGTGAAACAAAGATTTTAAATAAAAAGAAAGAAGGTTCATTAGAAGATGCTATTTTAAGCGCTAAAGAAGTTACAATTGAAGAAAAATCAACTTTAAATATTAAAGGTGATACTAATGGACTATTTGCTAAAAATAAAGTAACAGTGGAGGAAAAAGCAAACCTAAATATTGAAACTGAAAATAAAATAGCTCTTAAATTGGGAGAAAATTTAGAAACATTTGGTAATATAAATATAAAAAATGCTGGAACTGGAATATTAGCAGATAATACAACATCAGTTTTAAAATTTGAAAATGGTTCTAAAACTATTGTAAATGCAAAAGATGTTGCAATAAATGCACAAAAAGGAACTAGCGAATTTAAAGGTGGAAGTAATATAGAATTAACATCTAATAAATATGCCTTAGTTGCTAAAAAAGCAGTTTTTGAAAAAGGTTCAACTGTAAAATTAAATGCAGAGTATGGAATAGGGACACTATCAGAAACAGATAGCAGTGATGTTACTTTTAATTCACAATCAGAAGTAAATATTAATTCTAGTAATTCAGGGATATATAATGTAAATGTTGGAGGAAGTGGAAAAGTATCTATAAAAGCTCCTAATGTACTAAATCAAGTTAGAACAGTAAATCAATCTTTAAAGTTTGAAAGTGGAAGTGTATTAGAAGGAAATATAGAAAAATCTTGGAATGCAAATTTAATCTTAGATAAAGGTTCAAAGATGTTTGTAAATAATAAAATAGAAGCAAATATGGATATAAAAGGAGATTTATTTGTAGGTACAAGAAATTCATATGAAAAAGAAGAAAGTGAAAACTCTATGCAAACACTTTCTACTATGAGTACATTTTCATCTTCTAATAAATATAACACTGTACATTATAATAAGGATTCTAATGGTCATAAAACAAAAGTAAATTTAGATAATGCAAATATTCATTTAAGAATTAATGGAGAACAATCAGAAAGTAATGATAAAATAGTTTTTTCAAAAGATACAGAAATAACTGGAAAAGGTGAAATTACATTGCATCCAGAAAATGTATCTAAGGTAAAGAGAAATATGACTTATTCATTATTAGAAGAAGAAGGAAAAGATGTTGGAGGAAATAAAGTATATAATTTAGAAAAAACTTCCTTAACATTAAAAACAGTAGAATTTGGACCATTAGTATATGGAAGAAAAGATAAAAAAGTAAATGGAAAATATATAGTTACATTAGAAGATACAGGAGAATTATCACAAGCAGCTAAAAATACTCTTACTAATTCAAGAGATAGTTATAAATACAATCAAGAAGAATTAAAAGCTATTAGTGATAAAATTTTTGAAAATCATAATTTAGAATTAAAAAATAATTTTTGGCTATTAGTTTCAAAAGAAAATCTAAAAAATAAAGATAGTGTAATAAAATTAAATCAAAATACTAAATATGCAGGTTATGATCATACATTTAATACAGGAATATCTTTAGGATTTTTTGCTGGACAATCAACAGGAAGATACAAGAATATAGGTCAAGGAATTTATTTGAAAAAGGATTTAAAACCATTTTATCTAGGAACTGTATATAAACATACAAAGAGTAAAGATAAAAACAATGATAAAAAACTTCATTCAAATGATTTCTCATTTGTAGTTGGATATAATAAAGATATTAGTGAAAAAACATTCTTAGACAGTAATATTAAATTAACCAGAGGTTATATCTCAGATTATAAATACACTGCTGAAAATGATTTAAATACTAGAAATGAGAAAACTAATTATTGGAATGGAGAAATAAATACAAAATTAGGATATAAATTTAAGTATGGAGATGCTTTCTTAAAGGCAGGATTAGATAAGGATTTAAAAGGAAATCAAAAAGTAATATGGAATGAAAATATTGATGAAGAAATAAAATATGATGATTTGAGTAAAAATATAGGTATAGGAATGGAATATAAGGTGAAACAACATAGTTTTAATATAGAACTTTCAAGAAAATACTCTAAACATTATAGAGCAAATACAAAAATATCATTTGGATATTCTTATAAATTTTAA
- the leuS gene encoding leucine--tRNA ligase has translation MRDYEFKEIEKKWQERWSKDNIFKTENQVEGKENYYVLSMLPYPSGKLHVGHARNYTIGDVISRYKRMKGYNVLQPMGWDSFGLPAENAAIQNGTHPAIWTKSNIENMRRQLKLMGFSYDWEREIASYTPEYYKWNQWLFKRMYEKGLIYKKKSLVNWCPDCQTVLANEQVEDGMCWRHSKTHVIQKELEQWFFKITDYADELLEGHEEIKDGWPEKVLTMQKNWIGKSFGTELTLKVVETGEDLPIFTTRIDTIYGVSYAVVAPEHPIVEKILKDNPSIKDKVTEMKNTDTIERGAEGREKNGIDSGWHIENPVNKEIVPLWIADYVLMNYGTGAVMGVPAHDERDFVFAGKYNLPVKQVITSKKSDEKVELPYIEEGVMINSGEFNGLSSKDALVKIAECVEEKGYGKRTYKYRLKDWGISRQRYWGTPIPALYCEKCGEVLEKDENLPVLLPDDIEFSGNGNPLETSNKFKEATCPCCGGKARRDTDTMDTFVDSSWYFLRYCDPKNINLPFSKEIVDKWTPVDQYIGGVEHAVMHLLYARFFYKVLRDLGLLSSNEPFKRLLTQGMVLGPSYYSEKENKYLFSKDVVIKGDKAYSQSGEELQVKVEKMSKSKNNGVDPEEMLDKYGADTTRLFIMFAAPPEKELEWNENGLAGAYRFLTRVWRLVFENSEFVKNANDEIDYNKLSKEDKTLLIKLNQTIKKVTDAIENNYHFNTAIAANMELINEVQTYVSSSMNSEQAAKILGYTLKKIIVMLSPFVPHFCDEIWEELGEKGYLFNEKWPEYDEKMLSSDETTIAVQVNGKVRGSFEIAKDSEQALVEKTALELPNVAKHLEGMNVVKVIVIPNRIVNIVVKPQ, from the coding sequence TTGAGAGATTATGAATTTAAGGAAATTGAAAAGAAATGGCAAGAAAGATGGAGTAAAGATAATATTTTTAAAACAGAAAATCAAGTAGAGGGAAAAGAAAATTATTATGTACTTTCAATGTTACCTTATCCTTCTGGAAAATTACATGTTGGGCATGCTAGAAACTATACAATAGGAGATGTAATTTCAAGATATAAAAGAATGAAAGGATATAATGTGTTACAACCTATGGGTTGGGATTCATTTGGTTTACCTGCTGAAAATGCAGCAATTCAAAATGGGACTCACCCTGCTATATGGACTAAGTCTAATATAGAAAATATGAGAAGACAACTAAAGTTAATGGGATTCTCTTATGATTGGGAAAGAGAAATAGCAAGTTATACTCCGGAATACTATAAATGGAACCAATGGTTATTTAAAAGAATGTATGAAAAAGGTTTAATCTATAAGAAAAAATCTTTAGTGAACTGGTGTCCTGATTGTCAAACGGTTTTAGCAAACGAACAAGTTGAAGATGGAATGTGTTGGCGTCATTCAAAAACTCATGTTATTCAAAAAGAATTGGAACAATGGTTCTTTAAAATTACTGACTATGCAGATGAATTATTAGAAGGTCATGAAGAAATAAAAGATGGTTGGCCAGAAAAAGTTTTAACTATGCAAAAGAACTGGATAGGAAAATCTTTTGGAACAGAATTAACGTTAAAAGTAGTTGAAACAGGAGAGGATTTACCTATATTTACAACAAGAATTGATACTATTTATGGAGTATCTTATGCAGTTGTTGCACCTGAACATCCAATAGTTGAAAAGATTTTAAAAGATAATCCATCAATTAAAGATAAAGTAACAGAAATGAAAAACACAGATACAATTGAAAGAGGTGCAGAAGGTAGAGAAAAAAATGGTATAGACAGTGGTTGGCATATTGAAAACCCTGTTAATAAAGAAATTGTACCATTATGGATAGCAGATTATGTTCTTATGAATTATGGTACAGGAGCAGTTATGGGAGTTCCTGCACATGATGAAAGAGATTTTGTTTTCGCAGGTAAATATAATTTACCAGTTAAACAAGTTATAACTTCTAAAAAGTCTGATGAAAAAGTTGAGCTTCCTTATATAGAAGAAGGTGTGATGATAAATTCAGGAGAATTTAATGGTTTATCTAGTAAAGACGCCTTAGTAAAAATAGCTGAGTGTGTGGAAGAAAAAGGCTATGGAAAAAGAACATATAAATATAGATTAAAAGACTGGGGAATTTCAAGACAAAGATATTGGGGAACTCCTATTCCAGCTTTATATTGTGAGAAATGTGGAGAAGTTTTAGAAAAAGATGAAAATTTACCAGTGTTACTTCCAGATGATATAGAATTTTCTGGAAATGGAAATCCATTAGAAACTTCTAATAAATTTAAAGAAGCAACTTGTCCTTGCTGTGGTGGAAAAGCTAGAAGAGATACTGATACTATGGATACATTTGTGGATTCATCTTGGTATTTTTTAAGATATTGTGATCCTAAAAATATAAATTTACCTTTCAGTAAAGAAATAGTTGATAAATGGACACCAGTAGACCAATATATAGGTGGGGTTGAACATGCAGTAATGCACTTGTTGTATGCAAGATTTTTCTATAAGGTTTTAAGAGATTTAGGTTTACTTTCATCAAATGAACCATTTAAAAGATTATTAACACAAGGAATGGTATTAGGACCATCATATTATTCTGAAAAAGAAAATAAATATTTATTTTCAAAAGATGTTGTTATAAAGGGAGATAAGGCTTATTCTCAATCAGGAGAAGAATTACAAGTAAAAGTTGAAAAGATGTCAAAATCTAAAAATAATGGTGTTGACCCAGAAGAAATGCTTGATAAATATGGAGCAGATACAACAAGATTATTTATTATGTTTGCTGCACCACCTGAAAAAGAATTAGAATGGAATGAAAATGGACTTGCAGGAGCATATAGATTTTTAACAAGAGTTTGGAGATTAGTTTTTGAAAATTCGGAGTTTGTAAAAAATGCAAATGATGAAATTGACTATAATAAACTTTCAAAAGAAGATAAAACATTGTTAATTAAATTAAATCAAACTATTAAAAAAGTTACAGATGCTATTGAAAATAATTACCATTTCAATACTGCAATAGCAGCTAATATGGAACTTATTAATGAAGTTCAAACTTATGTATCTTCTTCAATGAACTCAGAACAAGCTGCTAAGATTTTAGGTTATACATTGAAGAAAATAATAGTTATGTTATCTCCGTTTGTTCCTCATTTCTGTGATGAAATATGGGAAGAATTAGGAGAAAAAGGATATTTATTCAATGAAAAATGGCCTGAATATGATGAAAAAATGTTATCATCTGATGAAACTACTATTGCTGTTCAAGTAAATGGAAAAGTTAGAGGAAGTTTTGAAATTGCAAAGGATAGTGAACAAGCCTTAGTTGAAAAAACTGCTTTGGAATTACCGAATGTAGCTAAACATTTAGAAGGTATGAATGTTGTAAAAGTTATTGTAATACCTAATAGAATAGTCAATATTGTTGTAAAACCTCAATAG
- a CDS encoding sigma-70 family RNA polymerase sigma factor, which produces MEDINAILKKAQSGDNEAIDLILKEYSKLLSFNAQKYYLVGAEKEDLVQEGILGLLKAIKFYDEAKSSFSSFAFLCIRREMISAIRKANTQKHMVLNEALKTNAILEDSAYFDDEGHNINNYKSSESNPEEAYLLKEEIEEFKKFSENNFSKFEKEVLTYLIRGYSYREIAKILSKNLKSIDNTIQRIRKKSEEWIKEEENIKR; this is translated from the coding sequence ATGGAAGATATCAATGCTATTTTAAAAAAAGCACAGTCTGGTGATAATGAAGCTATTGATTTGATATTAAAGGAATATTCAAAACTTTTGTCTTTTAATGCACAAAAATATTATTTGGTGGGTGCAGAAAAAGAAGATTTAGTACAAGAGGGAATTTTAGGCTTATTAAAGGCAATAAAATTTTATGATGAAGCCAAATCATCTTTCAGTAGTTTTGCATTTTTATGTATAAGAAGAGAGATGATAAGTGCAATAAGAAAAGCCAATACTCAAAAACATATGGTATTAAATGAGGCTTTAAAAACAAATGCCATACTTGAAGATAGTGCATATTTTGATGATGAAGGACATAACATAAATAACTATAAATCATCAGAAAGTAATCCAGAAGAAGCCTATTTATTAAAAGAAGAAATAGAAGAATTTAAAAAATTTTCGGAAAATAATTTTAGTAAATTTGAAAAAGAGGTTTTAACTTATTTAATAAGAGGTTATTCATATAGAGAAATAGCAAAGATTTTATCTAAAAACTTAAAGAGCATAGATAATACAATTCAAAGAATAAGAAAAAAGAGTGAAGAGTGGATAAAAGAAGAAGAAAATATTAAGAGGTGA
- the rlmB gene encoding 23S rRNA (guanosine(2251)-2'-O)-methyltransferase RlmB: MERIIGINPVTEALLNKEKNIEKLELYNGLKGETVQKLKDLASKRNIKIFYTGKKIENSQGVAVYISNYDYYKDFDEAYEELAGKDKSLVLILDEIQDPRNFGAIIRSAEVFKVDLIIIPERNSVRINETVVKTSTGAIEYVNISKVTNLSDTINKLKKLDYWVYGAAGEANINYNEEDYSNKVVLVLGNEGSGIRKKVREHCDKLVKIPMYGQINSLNVSVASGILLSRIINK; encoded by the coding sequence ATGGAAAGAATAATAGGTATCAATCCAGTGACAGAGGCTTTATTAAACAAAGAAAAAAATATAGAAAAATTAGAACTCTATAATGGTTTAAAAGGTGAAACTGTACAAAAATTAAAAGATTTAGCTTCTAAGAGAAATATAAAAATATTTTATACTGGCAAAAAAATAGAAAATTCTCAAGGTGTAGCAGTATATATAAGTAACTATGACTACTATAAAGATTTTGATGAAGCCTATGAAGAACTTGCTGGAAAAGACAAATCGTTGGTTTTAATCTTAGATGAGATACAAGACCCAAGAAATTTTGGAGCAATAATAAGAAGTGCAGAGGTGTTTAAAGTAGATTTAATAATAATTCCAGAAAGAAATTCAGTTAGAATAAATGAAACTGTTGTTAAGACTTCAACAGGAGCAATAGAATATGTAAATATTTCTAAGGTAACTAACCTGTCAGATACAATAAATAAACTTAAAAAGTTAGATTATTGGGTGTATGGAGCAGCAGGAGAAGCAAATATAAACTATAATGAAGAAGATTATTCAAATAAGGTTGTTTTAGTTCTGGGAAATGAAGGTAGTGGAATTAGAAAAAAAGTAAGAGAACATTGTGATAAATTAGTTAAAATTCCAATGTATGGACAAATTAACTCATTAAATGTTTCTGTTGCAAGTGGTATTCTGCTGTCAAGAATTATAAATAAATAA
- the murA gene encoding UDP-N-acetylglucosamine 1-carboxyvinyltransferase, with amino-acid sequence MVEAFKIIGGKKIAGELKVDGSKNSTLPIMIATLVEKGTYVLRNVPDLRDIRTLVALLESLGLEVEKLDANSYKIINNGLSGAEASYDLVKKMRASFLVMGGMLAIEKRGKVALPGGCAIGARPVDLHLKGFEALGAKINIEHGYVEATTENGLTGGNIVLDFPSVGATENIIMAAVKAKGKTVLENAAKEPEIEDLCNFLIKMGAKISGVGTSRLEIDGVDKLTACEYSIIPDRIVAGTYIIASILFDGSIKVSGIVPEHLSSFLLKLEEMGVKFKIEGDRLEVLSKLSDLKPVKVTTMPHPGFPTDLQSPMMTLMCLVNGASEIKETIFENRFMHVPELNRMGARIEIDSSTAKITGVENFSSAEVMASDLRAGASLILAALKANGESLVNRIYHVDRGYENFEEKFKALGANIERIKTEA; translated from the coding sequence ATGGTTGAAGCATTTAAGATAATTGGTGGAAAAAAAATAGCAGGAGAATTAAAAGTTGATGGTTCAAAAAATTCAACACTCCCAATAATGATAGCAACATTAGTTGAGAAAGGAACTTATGTTTTAAGAAATGTTCCTGATTTAAGAGATATTAGAACTCTGGTTGCACTCTTAGAAAGTTTAGGGTTGGAAGTAGAAAAATTAGATGCCAATTCATATAAAATAATAAATAATGGACTTAGTGGAGCAGAAGCAAGCTATGATTTAGTTAAAAAGATGAGAGCTTCATTTTTAGTAATGGGTGGAATGCTTGCCATTGAAAAAAGAGGAAAAGTTGCCTTACCAGGTGGTTGTGCAATAGGGGCAAGACCTGTTGATTTACATTTAAAAGGTTTTGAAGCCTTAGGAGCAAAAATAAATATAGAACACGGATATGTTGAAGCTACAACAGAAAATGGTTTAACAGGTGGAAATATAGTTCTTGATTTCCCAAGTGTTGGAGCAACAGAAAATATAATAATGGCTGCAGTTAAAGCTAAAGGAAAAACTGTTTTAGAAAATGCTGCAAAAGAGCCAGAAATAGAAGATTTATGTAATTTCTTAATAAAAATGGGAGCAAAAATAAGTGGGGTAGGAACAAGTAGACTTGAAATTGATGGAGTGGATAAATTGACTGCTTGTGAATATAGTATAATTCCAGATAGAATAGTTGCAGGAACATATATAATAGCTTCTATCTTATTTGATGGAAGTATAAAAGTTTCTGGAATAGTTCCAGAACATCTATCAAGTTTCTTATTAAAACTTGAAGAAATGGGAGTTAAATTTAAAATAGAAGGAGATAGATTAGAAGTTTTATCAAAACTATCTGATTTAAAACCTGTAAAAGTAACAACTATGCCACACCCTGGTTTCCCGACAGATTTACAATCTCCAATGATGACACTTATGTGTTTGGTAAATGGAGCAAGTGAAATAAAAGAAACAATATTTGAAAATAGATTTATGCATGTACCAGAGCTTAATAGAATGGGAGCGAGAATAGAAATTGACTCATCAACTGCAAAAATAACAGGAGTTGAAAATTTCTCATCAGCAGAAGTAATGGCAAGTGATTTAAGAGCAGGAGCATCACTTATACTTGCTGCACTGAAAGCAAATGGTGAAAGTTTAGTAAATAGAATTTACCATGTGGACAGAGGATATGAAAACTTTGAAGAAAAATTTAAGGCTTTGGGAGCAAATATAGAAAGAATTAAGACAGAAGCCTAG